A single Deinococcus sedimenti DNA region contains:
- a CDS encoding GNAT family N-acetyltransferase — MTWRDWTGSTRDCEALARLTTAQYPDAPLTTDDVARDWQLRPSDQPFLVRFALDGGCEVALVETYPQSPGSFLLELIAPEDALGTAGAALLEHAGQWAAAHGAERWTLTLRAGDTRSDWLEQQGFELRLISTEWTYWGPGLATPPAGISFQRVGSDPDRQEALRAALNQGRKELNLPAFTRDAFRRDVLNFGLDRPDLLWLAQAAAGDVVGCLCLHVWDTARHGECSWVSVSPAWQRRGVAASLLAAASEVAQLSRVTANLPAHRRDCDTLLSRAGFRPSTEWLQAERPVR; from the coding sequence ATGACCTGGCGAGACTGGACGGGGAGCACGCGGGATTGTGAGGCGCTGGCACGCCTGACCACGGCGCAGTATCCCGATGCGCCCCTGACCACTGACGACGTCGCGCGTGACTGGCAGCTGCGACCATCAGATCAACCGTTCCTCGTCCGCTTCGCACTGGACGGCGGTTGCGAGGTCGCCCTAGTGGAAACCTATCCGCAGTCCCCTGGATCCTTCCTGCTCGAACTGATCGCCCCGGAAGATGCTCTGGGTACGGCAGGCGCGGCCCTCCTTGAGCACGCGGGCCAGTGGGCGGCAGCACACGGCGCCGAACGGTGGACCCTGACACTCCGGGCGGGTGACACGCGGAGCGACTGGCTGGAACAGCAGGGCTTCGAACTTCGCCTGATCAGCACCGAATGGACGTACTGGGGGCCTGGGCTGGCCACTCCCCCGGCCGGCATCAGCTTCCAGAGGGTCGGGTCTGATCCTGACCGTCAGGAGGCCCTGCGCGCCGCCCTCAATCAGGGCCGGAAGGAGCTGAACCTTCCGGCATTCACGCGCGACGCGTTCCGGCGCGACGTCCTGAATTTCGGCCTCGACCGTCCAGATCTCCTCTGGCTGGCGCAGGCAGCGGCCGGCGACGTGGTGGGCTGCCTGTGCCTGCATGTCTGGGACACTGCGCGCCATGGCGAGTGTTCATGGGTCAGCGTGTCGCCCGCGTGGCAGCGACGTGGCGTGGCGGCGTCGCTGCTCGCCGCCGCGAGCGAGGTAGCTCAGTTGTCCCGCGTGACGGCGAACCTGCCGGCGCACAGGCGGGACTGCGACACCCTCCTGTCGCGCGCCGGTTTCCGACCGTCGACGG